Part of the Gadus macrocephalus chromosome 22, ASM3116895v1 genome, CATGATAATACAAACCAAGGAAATAGATTTAGACTGAGGGCAACTGAAGGCCAGCAATGGGATAGCCGCTACGCATACCcccgcacacaagcacacacacacacacacacacacacacacacacacacacacacacacacacacacacacacacatcaagttTTATCAGTGGCTAGTTTTTAATTTCTAAATATATTcacgttaaaggtcccatggcatgctactttatggatgccttaatatagatattagtgggcccctaacatagtatttgaagacattcctgaaattcagccgtggtgcagaattacagccacaaTGAGCCAGtagcacattgagctttccccaatcgcgccgttttggtgtctgtagctttaatgcaaatgagaaggagaggggcGGGTCaatgaggagggtgggggtgtggccctgagcagcttgcggccacggtaccatgcgctctgttaacagtagggttgggtatcgtttgggttttatccgataccggtgcctactcggtacttgtcaaacggttccggtgctaaaacggttctcgaaccggtacctaaaaaaacgaaaccgcacacacttgcatacatgcacgacttgttatgagtttcacattaagcagaaagtcagcggacacaAAGTTAAATGGCAACGGTGTTTtctagcctacttgatatgcaagatttacggttggcattaaattactcgacttacccgaagaggctgctgtgagtgctgtgactgataaatatctttttaaaaaataattacaaataatattaattactcgctgaaagcaggcaggcacgcatcatggcgctACATTACTGacaaagtcatattaagtaatataactcaggtgcgcaaggcagccacaggagacgccaacattgttttcaaccgctcggtaccgcgctgtattaattcccaagttttgaaaagaaaaagtatttgaagcgaataacgactctgtttttgatttgtttatttggttttgaacagaaagttttggatgcatgcatcggctttgagtttgtttgtttgttactttaaaattacattcactcgcaacacacacacacacacacacgttcattcacgttcacccactacaacctgccgatcttcaatcaaaacaacatcaagtaagcgatgccgcagcgcgttgacaagtccgtcccgagtctcgaggcgcccatatggctttatggtttatatgtttgaaagccgtgacactcttttaccagttggcctgaaataccacgcctcgcagtcatggacctataaagaaagtcgtagtcgtaccatgcgtgtctagcgcaacattgaaaagggtcccgtctgaaacaatgttgcgcagcgctgcgttccgaacgttgtgtaatcaaatacaccggtatggcggtatataaaaaaaaaatgatatcctaacgaaaatacacaccgttattcagtgtgaaccggtatagcgcccagcactaacgcaagttgacgccgcaacaccatgggggcggggcagggggcgttaaaaaacgccaggcaccgttatgaggaaccgaaatgtgcgttcttattcgatctcgttacaaccgtttacgtcggaaccggttccctacaggaaccgagtttcggtgctcaaccctagttAACAGTTGatgcatcgcaatggcgaggcgcacacagcctttggccgtgttctgtaaatattgtagaccactccgggtgctccggcgggtgtcctggagctctatatctaaataatatcatattattcacagatatctatatcatataataatattatcacggccaaaagctgtgtgcgcctccagacgataatATTAacctcaaacgactgcgttgggtactccaacgtctctggttcttccacttccacatcaatctgaagtagactgaaccttGACAttgaggagaagggattgttgcccgcgtttgtctcccgctggagccccgctgcccgctgccgaggcaccaccgcctcggaaGCGGGCAGCGTGCCGAGCGGCGATGGTGCCTGGccgcgatggtgcctcgcggcggcaGGCAGGAGGCTGCGGGGCTCCGctgggagacaatcgcgggcacaATCCCTTGCTCCTTCATTTCGCGgatcatgtacttcagggaggcAAAGCCAAAGCcattcccccaattccttctcaactatggctgagataaccccaactatgagtagaaataccagagatgtcagagaacccaacgtgttatgcgccataacgtcaggagcagaacggttatccaaatagcAAAGAAgtgtagctcattgtctcattggcgggccaaattctctgggcgggcaaagcagagaaggggaggtaacctggcCCTTATGACGCCATATGGGGCCAAATTCGAAATCGGAGgtctgagctttcatttttcaaaggctGAGCAGGATACCTAGAGCTCGTTTTACACCTTACGCCATTTTTAGCTACTGGGGGaacataggcaggctaggggtactcaaattaatgttagaaaacctcaaaaTGATTTTCATGCCATTAGACCTTTAAGCACAGGACCGATCACgacaatatatatatcattatttttttagtAGGAGCAGACTTTCAGAGCTCAAACCTACTTTTATTTGTTAtgtgtgtatctatctatcttaatacctatatctatatatatatatctatatctagattttttttttaacaaatttaAAAGGTTTGAGCTCAAAGTAATTTTCAAAATTCATGTTTAATGTAGTACAAATTGATAAGCCATATGCTGTATATTTGCAACATAATAAATGGCAGTGTTGTTATTTGAAGGAGCAGCTGGGTGTATAGTTTGTTTTCAAGAGACGCGTCTGTGGGACCTtgacaaaaaaacaactaaaaatAAGACACGGAGGACAACTGCGTTTAGTCGCTGCAACTTCTTATCTGTATTTTAAGTATCCCTCCCTTGTTGTATAAGACCACTTCCTGATTCATCGCTCTGAAACTGTGTCGGGGAAACGATACACAAATTGAGATAGACCAACCCCCTTTGGACATACTCCCCACATAGGCTATTCCCCACTGCATCGCTGGACTAGACAATGTGACCCTGTACCGCACAGTTCACCCGCCTGTGCTAGTTGAAAACACCCGGAGCTACGGACCGAGGTGTCGGTGTTATCACGGGACTAGGTGGGACAACAGCGTTTCGACGGGCATTAATCTGCCTGCCAGTACAGAGCCCGTCCAGCTGGCTGCCGCCTGCCCTACAGCGACGGGAGGTAAGAGCGCCGCTTCCCGGGACGTTGCGggtagctagttagctagctagtTAGCTCATTAGCAACTTGCAGTATCCACTGAAATAAGCCAGAAACCGTAGCACGGTGCTCAACAAACGACAATAGCAGCTCTCTGCGAGGGCGTTGAAGTATTTTCCGTcatctgtttttgtttatacTGCTAGTTCGACACATTGGTTTTAAAGCGAGCGTAAAGTGTTAACTTAGCAACTTTGCTAGCTAGCGAGGTATTTGATGTTGTCGGATTGCCAGCATAGTATGCATGCCAAATTAACTGCAATACACTGCAGCACGTCGTTTCTCTTCTTCACCAGAGGTGCCAGCTGAGCTGTGCTCCAGCGAGCCATGCGACAGTGGTGTGTCACGGCTGCGACCCCACGCACTGAACCACTCCCCACAGGGCGCCTCTCACCAGCACCCCCCTTAACAGGTAACACCGTATTGTTTTTAAAGAAAAGTTGTGCGCGTTGTTCGACCGATGCATGTGCCTGCTATTGATGCAAATCATGACTCGTTTTTCAAATGGCAGGCTGTTACAATGTCTATTCTATCGATGTGGACAAATAGGGAAAGGTTAGCCGGGAAAGTGTGCCAAGTAGTGAATATTGTGCCAAAAGTTTCCAATGACCAAAAAGTTATTCAGAAGAGAACAGAGCTTACCGTTTAAGTTATGTTGACTCATCATTCCTATTAAATGCAACCATTACTCCATTTCAAAGACAACTTATCATTTATTATTCTCAGATtcataaaaaatgtatacatatctatatatctttATTTAAATTCAGTGTTCTGTTTTTCCTCCCAGATGACAGGATGGAGTGCGGTGCGGTGGAGCCCCGCTACACCATTGAACAGATAGACCTCCTGCAGCGCCTGCGCTTATCCGGCATGACCAAGCCCCAGATCATCCACGCCCTGGAGTCACTGGAGCGCCTGGACCCGGAGCGCCGCCCACCCCACTGTGACCCCCCACCCAACGGCACTCCTCTGACCTCCATCACCGCCacagccaccgccgccaccactcCAGCCCCGaacccggccccggcccccaccgccacctctgccccccaggcccaggctccatcctcctcttcgtcctcctcctcctcctcgctgtcgCTCGCCTCCGCCACCACGCAGACCTCGGGCCTGGACGGGCCCTCGCTGTCACCAAGCAACAGCTATGAGGCCTCGCCCCCGCCCCTCTACACCGCCAGTGCCGGGGCGCCCAGGTCGTTCAGCTACGACATGCtcggggaggaggagtgggacctggaggagaaggtggaggagtacATGAGGTGAGCATGATGgcctggagagatggagaggggtgCGGACATGCAGAATTAATGAAATAGATTATTGCAGGTGAAAGATATGGGACATAAAGACTATTTGAAGAGGACTGGTGGTGGAGACAAAGGCTGCCAATTATAACAGCAGGGTAATGACAGCTCAAGTCCCGAAGGCACTGACTTGTTCTCACAGAATATTTTGTTGAGCTAATTTAGGTCAGGTGTGCAGGGAATCAGGGATGTCTGAATTATATATAatcatataaaaaaagaagttaGCAGTACCCTGTGTTCCAAGAAAAGGAACATGAGCGGGGGGGGCTGACTTGCTTTCTAGTAATTCAGTGTCTCGGGAAGCAGTGCATTAGTATGATGGGTATGTTGCAGAAGTATAGCTGTAATAAATTGTTATGTTGCATGTAACTGCAACAAGCATACAATAGAACATTGACTCGGGTAATAATACAAATTAGGCTCCTTTTATGGACCAAGGCATGGGTAGTAGACTCATCTTCTCTAGTTGACTCTACTACCTGCGCCCTGGTAAAAGGAGCAAACCAATAATTTGTGTTCTGAgagacacctgtgtttgtcctgcaATGATTTATCTTAACCGCCGAAGGATACATTTGttgattgcattttttattGACAGTTTTACAGCAGACCTGATTTTGCTGTTTGCTGAAGCTGTGCTTGGTTTGTTTCAAATCACAGGAGGGACAGCAACCTCGTGAAAGAAGAGATCAAAGCCTTCCTGAACAATCGCAGGATTTCTCAGGCAATTGTGGGCCAAGTCACAGGTACACCTGAGAAAGAATTTGCACCAAATGTTTGGGCAActagataaaaaaacaaaaaacgtcaCTATTCCGATAACAAAAAGGATAGACGAATGGAAGGATCACGTTGTATTGAGTAAAACTATAATCTTTTAAATAGATTTGTTCCTTTGGTTTGATGATGGAAGGTTTAGTCAATGCAGGCATTTTTAAGGAAAAGTTTATGCGACATGCATAACCAAACTCTATACGAGAGAAACGACAAGGGCAAAGCAAGGACATTGTGGTTTTCCAGTCTCTAATACAAAATCAATTAGCTCCTGGCAGCGTGTAGCGCGTTGACACCGTCTGCGTGACCCCGCGCCTCAAATATAGGCATACGTTTGGCTATTAGATGCTGGAAAGGAATATCAAAAGtgcatgacgtcacacacaccgtCCACATCCAACTCCTGTTGGCCTCCAGTTTGTGTACCGTGTCGTTTTGTACCTCTGAACAGGCATCAGTCAGAGCTACATCTCCCAGTGGCTGCTGCAGCAGGGGCTGGAGATGAGTGACTCCAAGCGCCGAGCCTTCTACCGCTGGTATCTGCTGGAGCGGAACAACCCAGGTGAGGCGCAGGAGGGCAAACTGATGTCTGACGAGGGTCCCGGGGAAGGCGGCCACACCCATGTGCGTTACATAGTTGCATGTCCTTGTTTGGGATTGCTGACACATCGGCATATGTGTTCTGTTTTCTCAGTTTGTTAAACcttttaattgttattgacTGAATCACCAGGTTGAGGTTTTTTGGTCATGGCAACTTGCTGTCTATATATAAACAACTAATCTTATAAATTTCTTCCTGGGAATCACTGGGAAAACACTGTTTTCCTTCATATTCCCACAGTTAAAGCTAACCTGATAGCATTGAGGAGCCTTTTAAGGCATCTGTTTTTATAGGTGTGTTCACATTATGTAAAATATTGCCTTTCTAGTGCTCCGCATATAGTAGTCTGTGTGCATGGTAGCCATAAATCCAATCGATCAATTGCATTATTTACAGTTCTTTGAGGCTTTGTTTAGCTGAGTGTTGTGCGAGCGGATATGTGGCATCAGGGGATCCTAATGCAGGACCCCTCTGGTGTATTTGTGAAAAGTGTGTACGCCTGTGACTGTGTTGGTGTTTCAAGTCACTCACTTTAATTTGACAGATGGGTCTGTAAAGGAAAGTCTAACCCTGTTCAAGACTAATACGGGGTGGGAGAGATAAATGCAAAGATGACTGTGATTTTCCGCCACTGTGGTTTCATGTCAGCCAATGCCTTCTAACCTCCTCCATTTGTCATCTTCATGTCTATTAATATGCATGGTAGACCCAGCtaccccatccctccccccctccccttccctttctGGCTTCACATGTCCTGATTTCCCTTCTACCCGTTCAGTTCTGCGAGGTCAAGGAAGGACAAGAGATGGATCTAGAGAATtagaccaaacaaaaaaaagctaaGGATAAAGGTAGTCATGTTACTGGAGATGCTAATCAATATTGTCCAGGCAAACTCTAGGAGATGTGGGGTAGATGCGGTTTGCCTGCAGAGGGTAAAGTAACAGCTTGGGTCAGTGTTGACCTTTTATGTGTCCTAGGCTCCTGAGGCAGGATTTAATAGGGGGGGAAACTTAAGCCGCGACATCACAGTACTGAGATACAGTCGCAAAGCTATGAATCAGCCAAAATAAGCACCTCTGAGGTTTTGCCCGTATCTGTTCCGACCAATGACTCCTCAGTGAAGCAGTGTCTTGTGATGTGATGCCTCATGAGTGGTGTCCATTTTTTCCTGTACATTCAGGCCTTCTTGTGCTCCTTCAAATCTGAGCAGCATAGGGTAATGTTTTGTAGTTCAATATATCTTGTGGCAGGTTGTGAACTAACATTTTGGAGGAAAGATTCCTGGTTGAAATCGGTTATTTGCAAAGCCATTAAAGTGTCTGACAGTGGATCGCAGCTCTGCCAGGGTTGGCACTGAATAGAAGGTGTATTTCTTTTATCTTTTGAAGATTTGGAGAGATTAAAGCTGTCTGTCGCACCCAGTAGGCCTGCCTTCTCGCCTTGCTGTCTTGCCTTTTTGTGTTGCTGCTGCTTGCTTACTCACCCTGTGCTAGAAGCTATTCTCTCGTCTCTCGTTCTCAACCCTGATCCGGGATGGGCTTGTGTGCTGGTTTTCATTCCCTCACGGCTAACTCAACTAGCTAATAACAAGCATACTAACAACATGTTTCCAACCGTTCCAATCAAAAGTGCAGAACCAGACTATTAAAAAGAAACTGTGACTGTAGCTTCTGTACAATTCAATTGAATGTTGAATTCTCATACAATTAATTAATCCAATACATTTCTGATCAGATTGATTGACATGCAAGTCTACAGGGACTGCTTATTCTAAACTCCAGTATCTGGACACAAAAATGGGCCGGAAAGACTTCACAAATGCAACGTGTCTATGTGCTGACTGCCGGTGGCCTGACATGCCTGCAATAACGGCTGCAATGGTGGTTCTGTCCCGACTAAAGGGCTGAGGTGGAGTGAAAGCCAGCACGGCCAGGGTCCCGTACCCAGGGCCAGGGGAGGGGACAGAGACGGGCCGGCCACGGGGCTGAGCGCCGCTGGCCTGGCCGCCAACATCCTCCCAAACCCCAACACCAACCTGCACCCCAACCCCGCCTGGGCCCGGCAGAGGGAGCTGCTGATGCACCTGCTGCCCTGGTACACTGCTGCGGCCGCGGCGGCCCAGGCCCAGCCAGGTAACCCCCCTGCCccagcccagccccccccccccccccccccatctggtCCACACCCGGCCTTCTGAAAGTTGTGTTGCTCGCTTTGGACTTGTGTcgtcattgtttattttgcaatGAACCTCCTGACACATGCAAAAGGTCTGCAAAGAAACAGGTTTGGCACAATAGCCATCGCACGATTAAATAACATGTGTGTTGCCTTGGTAATCATGTGTATATTACAGATACAAATCATGTCCAAATGGGTCTTAATCTTTTGAGACAAATGCGTGGGCTGCAAAATAAAGATCCCTGATGTGTTAGTGATGCTGCTCTTACGGCCATATGTTAAAGATAATTGTATTGCAAACCTTTAAAGATATTTTTTAGGCTATCTTTAAAGGGGTTAATTTACTGAAGATTATTAATTGGCATTGCCTCAAGGTAACTCCATTAAAGCCCATAGCGATGACATGATTCATGTATTTTGGGACCTTGCTTTTATGTTCCTCATTTTGCCCACTCTACACAGGTGCCACTCTGTCGATGCGGTCTTTTGTGAAGGAGGAGCCCGATTGGAGGACAGGGATCCTGAGTGGCGAGAGGGGCGGGTTAGTGGGCGGGCCTTTGAGGCTGCGCAGAGGTAGCCGGTTCACCTGGAGGAAAGAGTGCCAATCAATCATGGAGAGGTGAGCGAACCACCAGGGCGGCATCTGACTCTCAAGCAGGCGGAACGATATAAATAGTTAAAAATGTTACGGTATATGCGCATTACCCAACGTCATAGATATTATTCAGTCAATAATGTCTCTAAAGCGAGGAGTGAAAATGGTCCATAGCAGCCTCTAACCGCTGCGGGCCAATTGATTTCTGTGGGCGTCGTATGGCCGACTGTATGTGCCTGGGTGTCGTCTGGGCACCCGCGGCAATAAGAAATGCATAGCTCACCAGCACTGCTCCCAGATTACGCAATTCCACTGCAGTGCTGATCTTTACGAGCTAGTTTAGACTGAAGGACGATACAGTAGAGGTTAAGATGATgtagggacagagggggagtgGCGGAGGTGGGAGGGGCTCTGGTTGGATACAGGCAGGCAGGGCCGccgagggaaggaggagggggagaagaacaTTGATCCTCCTTGGCTGTGTAAACCGTGGAATGATGACCGTAGTACAGGGAGAGTCACAATATGAGCGTAGTACCTCAAGGAAGGATACAGAAGCATACCTTGGGATAGCGATCAGGCTGTTTGTATGTCGTGCATTCATCTCTCTAGGTATTCGTCTCAATACTTCATATTTCAGTTTCTTCATAGAGAACCAGTATCCTGACGAAGCGAAGCGAGAGGAGATTGCCAATGCATGCAACTCTGTCATCCAGAAACCAGGTACAGGCGTCACTTAATGGATTCCATCTGACGTGCACAGGGATTGGCTATAGAGGCCCCGCCTG contains:
- the zgc:91944 gene encoding homeobox-containing protein 1 isoform X1; the protein is MRQWCVTAATPRTEPLPTGRLSPAPPLTDDRMECGAVEPRYTIEQIDLLQRLRLSGMTKPQIIHALESLERLDPERRPPHCDPPPNGTPLTSITATATAATTPAPNPAPAPTATSAPQAQAPSSSSSSSSSSLSLASATTQTSGLDGPSLSPSNSYEASPPPLYTASAGAPRSFSYDMLGEEEWDLEEKVEEYMRRDSNLVKEEIKAFLNNRRISQAIVGQVTGISQSYISQWLLQQGLEMSDSKRRAFYRWYLLERNNPGLRWSESQHGQGPVPRARGGDRDGPATGLSAAGLAANILPNPNTNLHPNPAWARQRELLMHLLPWYTAAAAAAQAQPGATLSMRSFVKEEPDWRTGILSGERGGLVGGPLRLRRGSRFTWRKECQSIMESFFIENQYPDEAKREEIANACNSVIQKPGCKLSEFERVTALKVYNWFANRRKEMKRRANIEAAILESHGIEVASPSCHSNGEDAEAQDYSEHIQQRFSEQEELSSQRNADQQDPTSLAAAEGASLPSPAPQLPEQMKDQESKMDTVDEE
- the zgc:91944 gene encoding homeobox-containing protein 1 isoform X2, which gives rise to MRQWCVTAATPRTEPLPTGRLSPAPPLTDDRMECGAVEPRYTIEQIDLLQRLRLSGMTKPQIIHALESLERLDPERRPPHCDPPPNGTPLTSITATATAATTPAPNPAPAPTATSAPQAQAPSSSSSSSSSSLSLASATTQTSGLDGPSLSPSNSYEASPPPLYTASAGAPRSFSYDMLGEEEWDLEEKVEEYMRRDSNLVKEEIKAFLNNRRISQAIVGQVTGISQSYISQWLLQQGLEMSDSKRRAFYRWYLLERNNPGATLSMRSFVKEEPDWRTGILSGERGGLVGGPLRLRRGSRFTWRKECQSIMESFFIENQYPDEAKREEIANACNSVIQKPGCKLSEFERVTALKVYNWFANRRKEMKRRANIEAAILESHGIEVASPSCHSNGEDAEAQDYSEHIQQRFSEQEELSSQRNADQQDPTSLAAAEGASLPSPAPQLPEQMKDQESKMDTVDEE